A genomic region of Nostoc sp. UHCC 0702 contains the following coding sequences:
- a CDS encoding ABC transporter permease subunit (The N-terminal region of this protein, as described by TIGR01726, is a three transmembrane segment that identifies a subfamily of ABC transporter permease subunits, which specificities that include histidine, arginine, glutamine, glutamate, L-cystine (sic), the opines (in Agrobacterium) octopine and nopaline, etc.), giving the protein MNKRRVWLLTMLFAAVVAISVFIEAGHNSLQAASSVGKDTLTMITSPDYPPYEFYDTQGGDRQIVGFDIDIANTLAKELGFKLKVMESDFNGLIPALQANRADFVMAGMTPTPERQKNVDFSIIYYEAKDTIVAPKGSNLQQPKDLSGKKVGVQLGTIQEQNAKKIAEKVTGIQLKQLNKVPEVIQEMKSGRIDAAIVEDTVARGFAQANPELEFNVIPSESASGSAIAFSKNSALVAPFNKVLQQMKDKGELAKLATKWFSVNTKIDAASASAAKGGLNLDFTRILPDIPFILKGIPITLLFTLLSVFLGLIWGTVLSLLKITGIKPLTWVANAYTSVFRGTPLLLQLALVYYATPQLTGYDISALSAGVFTFTLNSGAYMSETIRGGIQAVDKGQTEAAMSMGVSYWLMMWDIILPQALKNILPALVNETIGLLKDSALVSTIGVVEILRSAQIVGANKYIYFEPLLFAGLIYYILVMGLTRSASALERRLRQSE; this is encoded by the coding sequence ATAAACAAACGCCGAGTATGGCTATTGACGATGCTGTTTGCTGCTGTGGTGGCAATCAGTGTATTCATTGAGGCTGGTCATAATTCCCTACAAGCAGCTTCATCTGTAGGCAAAGACACACTGACAATGATTACTTCGCCAGATTATCCTCCCTACGAATTTTATGATACTCAGGGGGGCGATCGCCAAATAGTTGGTTTTGATATTGATATTGCTAATACGCTGGCTAAGGAACTGGGATTCAAACTCAAGGTGATGGAATCTGATTTTAATGGGTTAATTCCAGCACTGCAAGCAAATCGGGCTGATTTTGTCATGGCTGGGATGACTCCCACCCCAGAACGCCAAAAAAATGTCGATTTCTCAATTATCTATTACGAAGCAAAGGATACGATTGTCGCTCCCAAGGGTAGCAATTTGCAGCAGCCAAAAGACTTGTCTGGTAAAAAAGTCGGGGTGCAATTAGGAACTATCCAAGAGCAAAATGCTAAGAAAATCGCCGAAAAAGTTACAGGTATTCAACTCAAGCAACTGAATAAGGTGCCAGAAGTAATTCAGGAAATGAAATCTGGACGAATTGATGCAGCAATTGTTGAGGATACTGTAGCTAGGGGATTCGCCCAAGCTAACCCAGAGTTAGAGTTTAATGTGATTCCCTCAGAATCAGCAAGTGGGTCTGCGATCGCTTTTTCCAAAAATTCTGCTTTGGTTGCACCGTTTAACAAAGTCCTTCAGCAAATGAAAGACAAGGGTGAATTGGCAAAACTTGCAACCAAGTGGTTTTCTGTGAACACCAAAATCGATGCTGCATCTGCATCTGCTGCTAAAGGCGGACTGAATCTCGACTTCACCAGAATTCTCCCAGATATTCCTTTTATTCTTAAGGGTATACCCATAACTTTGTTGTTCACTCTGTTATCTGTATTTCTGGGGTTAATCTGGGGAACAGTACTGTCGCTATTGAAAATTACTGGTATCAAACCGCTTACCTGGGTGGCTAACGCTTATACTTCTGTATTCCGAGGCACACCTCTACTATTACAGTTGGCTTTGGTTTATTACGCAACGCCGCAGCTTACAGGTTATGACATTTCGGCTTTGTCAGCAGGGGTGTTTACTTTTACCCTGAATTCTGGGGCTTATATGTCGGAAACCATTCGCGGTGGTATTCAAGCAGTAGATAAAGGACAAACTGAAGCGGCTATGTCTATGGGTGTGTCCTACTGGTTGATGATGTGGGATATAATTTTGCCCCAAGCTTTGAAAAACATTCTCCCCGCTTTAGTCAATGAAACTATCGGACTACTCAAAGATTCTGCCTTAGTCTCAACCATCGGTGTCGTGGAAATTTTACGCAGCGCCCAAATTGTCGGTGCAAATAAATATATTTACTTTGAACCATTGTTATTTGCAGGATTAATTTACTACATTCTGGTTATGGGTCTGACTAGGAGTGCATCTGCTTTAGAAAGGAGGTTGAGGCAAAGTGAGTAA
- a CDS encoding alpha/beta hydrolase: MWRCGDEGEIITNSQLPIPNYQLPITNYQFPITNSQLPITNYQLPIPISLCFTIQ, encoded by the coding sequence ATGTGGAGATGTGGGGATGAGGGAGAAATAATTACCAATTCCCAATTACCAATTCCCAATTACCAATTACCAATTACCAATTACCAATTCCCAATTACCAATTCCCAATTACCAATTACCAATTACCAATTACCAATTCCCATTTCCCTTTGTTTTACAATTCAATAA
- a CDS encoding M23 family metallopeptidase produces the protein MTTKDRTGNSQNNLLCLGIKGWKPDGRRANLFIGIFASFPVTLALPVDALQVQVAPSNPTLGDTLSVVINLDNPNNGSNPTVAIGEKTYPVFAIAPNKYRALVPTTPVEKPGTRTFKISGDGQVQNLAVKVSDRKFPVQRITLPPGKAGVDATEYELKRVAAFKALQTPEKYWNGPFLKPNAGRITTIYGVRRYYNGTFAKDYYHRGVDYAGGAGSPVTAPAAGRVALVGKVSQGFRVHGNVVGIDHGQGVTSIFMHLSRINVKEGDIVKPGQIIGAVGSTGASTGPHLHWGLYVNGQSVDPVPWRNKVFE, from the coding sequence ATGACTACCAAGGATCGCACTGGAAACTCCCAAAATAACTTGCTCTGTCTCGGCATTAAAGGGTGGAAACCCGATGGCCGTAGGGCAAACTTGTTCATCGGCATATTTGCCTCTTTCCCTGTCACCTTGGCATTGCCTGTAGATGCTTTACAAGTACAGGTGGCTCCGAGTAATCCTACATTAGGGGATACTCTGTCTGTGGTAATTAATCTAGATAATCCCAACAATGGCAGCAATCCAACAGTGGCTATTGGCGAAAAAACTTACCCAGTATTTGCAATTGCACCCAATAAGTATCGGGCTTTAGTACCCACAACGCCAGTGGAAAAGCCCGGAACGAGAACATTTAAGATTTCGGGTGATGGTCAAGTGCAGAATTTAGCAGTGAAAGTCAGCGATCGCAAATTCCCGGTACAACGCATTACCTTGCCACCAGGAAAAGCCGGGGTAGATGCGACCGAGTATGAACTCAAGCGTGTAGCAGCTTTTAAAGCCTTACAGACACCAGAAAAATATTGGAATGGCCCCTTCCTCAAACCAAACGCTGGGCGGATTACTACAATTTATGGTGTACGTCGCTACTATAATGGTACATTTGCAAAGGACTACTACCATCGTGGTGTTGACTACGCTGGTGGTGCGGGTTCGCCCGTAACTGCTCCAGCTGCTGGGCGGGTTGCTTTGGTAGGCAAAGTATCCCAAGGATTCCGAGTTCACGGAAACGTAGTTGGCATTGACCACGGTCAGGGCGTGACAAGCATTTTCATGCACCTCAGTCGGATCAATGTCAAAGAAGGCGATATCGTCAAACCTGGACAAATAATTGGTGCAGTCGGTTCAACAGGGGCATCCACTGGCCCACATTTGCATTGGGGTCTGTATGTCAACGGACAATCTGTTGACCCAGTACCCTGGCGAAACAAGGTCTTTGAATAG
- a CDS encoding TetR/AcrR family transcriptional regulator codes for MVRAKVGEIERSNSADKVEKILLGAMQQFLVHGYAATSMDKVAEAAGVSKATVYSHFQDKEGLFRALIEKLARKRFHSILGTQGLVGEPYIVLRRLAKTALDQMVNDQEYQAFERLLIGESARFPELAQVFILSIAKPAIETISKYLASRTELKIPDPEATARILIGSLVHFVMTQEIMHGKDIMPMESDRLIDALTHLIVNCAD; via the coding sequence ATGGTACGTGCAAAAGTTGGGGAAATAGAACGCTCAAATTCAGCAGATAAAGTAGAAAAAATTTTGCTTGGGGCGATGCAGCAGTTTTTAGTTCATGGCTACGCTGCTACTAGTATGGATAAGGTAGCAGAGGCGGCGGGGGTTTCTAAAGCAACGGTGTACAGCCACTTTCAAGATAAAGAAGGACTGTTTAGGGCACTGATAGAGAAACTGGCAAGAAAGCGGTTTCACTCAATATTGGGGACACAAGGTTTGGTAGGAGAACCCTACATTGTATTGCGGCGTTTGGCAAAAACTGCATTGGATCAAATGGTCAATGACCAAGAATATCAAGCATTTGAGCGACTTTTGATCGGAGAATCGGCGCGGTTTCCTGAGTTAGCTCAAGTTTTTATTCTCAGCATTGCCAAACCCGCCATAGAAACCATCAGTAAATACTTGGCTTCTCGTACTGAACTTAAAATACCCGACCCAGAGGCAACAGCAAGGATTCTGATTGGGTCATTAGTTCATTTTGTGATGACTCAAGAGATTATGCATGGTAAAGATATTATGCCAATGGAAAGCGATCGCTTGATTGATGCCTTGACACACCTAATTGTCAACTGTGCTGATTGA
- a CDS encoding ABC exporter membrane fusion protein has protein sequence MQNSKLNRSISPQSILRPPIFIAIIVSLSVIGISVYTVLKFQDTSTQKTQVPAVMPELKTVTALGRIEPKGKIIKLSATTSTDGSRVEKLLIQEGDRIKAGQAIAILDSRDRLEAALKEAQEQVKVEQANLARIQAGAKHGEIAAQQATIARLAAERQGDINTQRANIARLQAEVRNASAEDQRYQMLYQQGAISASGKDSKRLTLETAQKNLQSAQAQLQRIQSTSQQQLKEATATLNQIAEVRVVDVEAAKAQINHAIAAMNRAQANLKQAYVRSPQDGQVFEIRTHPGELVSNDGIADIGQTDQMYVVAEVYESDISKVRLGQQVRVMGDVLPSELQGKVERKDLQVRRQNVINTDPTSNIDNRVVQVHIRLDDASSQKAADLTNMQVKVVIEL, from the coding sequence GTGCAAAACTCAAAGCTAAACCGTTCAATATCTCCTCAGTCAATTCTACGTCCGCCCATTTTTATAGCTATTATTGTATCGTTGAGTGTGATTGGTATAAGTGTTTATACGGTATTAAAATTCCAGGATACCTCTACTCAAAAAACACAAGTTCCAGCAGTAATGCCAGAGCTAAAAACGGTGACAGCCTTGGGACGGATCGAACCAAAGGGAAAAATAATTAAACTTTCTGCTACTACATCTACTGACGGGAGTCGGGTAGAGAAACTGCTGATTCAGGAGGGAGATAGGATAAAAGCAGGGCAGGCGATCGCAATTTTGGACAGTCGCGATCGCTTAGAAGCAGCATTAAAAGAGGCACAAGAACAAGTCAAAGTGGAGCAGGCAAACCTAGCTCGCATCCAAGCAGGTGCCAAACATGGAGAAATTGCCGCACAACAAGCAACAATTGCTCGCCTAGCAGCAGAACGCCAAGGAGATATTAACACCCAACGAGCAAATATTGCCCGCTTGCAAGCCGAAGTCCGTAACGCCTCAGCAGAAGATCAACGCTATCAGATGCTGTATCAACAGGGAGCAATCTCCGCCTCTGGTAAGGATAGCAAGCGCTTAACTCTAGAAACAGCCCAAAAAAATCTCCAATCAGCACAGGCGCAATTGCAGCGTATCCAGTCAACCAGCCAGCAACAACTTAAAGAAGCCACAGCCACACTGAATCAGATTGCGGAAGTGCGAGTAGTAGATGTAGAAGCTGCCAAAGCACAGATTAATCATGCCATAGCAGCCATGAATCGGGCACAAGCAAATTTAAAACAGGCTTATGTGCGATCGCCTCAAGATGGTCAGGTATTCGAGATCCGCACCCATCCAGGAGAATTAGTATCAAATGATGGCATTGCCGATATTGGGCAAACCGACCAGATGTATGTAGTAGCCGAAGTCTACGAAAGCGATATCAGCAAAGTGCGTTTAGGGCAGCAGGTGCGAGTAATGGGTGATGTGCTACCTAGTGAATTACAGGGAAAAGTCGAGCGTAAAGACTTACAAGTGCGACGACAAAATGTAATTAACACTGACCCCACCAGCAATATTGACAACAGAGTAGTGCAAGTCCATATCCGACTAGATGATGCTTCCAGCCAAAAAGCCGCCGACTTAACCAATATGCAAGTCAAGGTAGTTATTGAATTGTAA
- a CDS encoding sigma-70 family RNA polymerase sigma factor: MSQSITVSWSTFDARYPEASVQVDKLSNHDLILRCQVGQRPDRAAFAELLRRYQTQVDRVLYHLAPDWPDRADLAQEVWIRVYRNINRLQEPSKFRGWLSRIATNLFYDELRKRKRVVSPLSLDAPRSLDDGEMDWEIAGDTPGPEEELTTREFYEQLREAIADLPEVFRTTIVLREIEGMAYEEIAEITGVSLGTVKSRIARARSRLQAQLQNYLDS, translated from the coding sequence ATGAGTCAATCGATTACTGTATCCTGGTCAACGTTTGATGCAAGGTATCCGGAAGCATCGGTGCAAGTTGACAAACTCTCTAATCACGATCTAATTTTGCGCTGTCAAGTGGGACAGCGTCCGGATCGTGCTGCTTTTGCAGAGCTATTGCGCCGCTATCAGACCCAAGTTGATAGAGTTTTGTATCACCTGGCTCCAGACTGGCCTGACAGAGCCGATTTGGCTCAAGAAGTTTGGATTCGAGTGTATCGGAATATCAACCGATTACAAGAGCCGTCTAAGTTTCGGGGCTGGTTGAGCCGTATTGCTACTAACTTGTTTTACGATGAGTTGCGTAAACGCAAGCGGGTTGTTAGTCCTTTGTCGCTGGATGCTCCCCGTTCGCTAGATGATGGCGAGATGGATTGGGAAATTGCTGGAGATACTCCAGGCCCAGAGGAAGAACTGACAACTAGAGAGTTTTACGAGCAATTGCGCGAAGCGATCGCCGATTTACCAGAGGTATTTCGCACCACTATTGTCCTGCGAGAAATCGAAGGTATGGCATATGAAGAAATTGCCGAAATCACGGGTGTTTCTTTAGGCACTGTCAAGTCGAGAATCGCCAGAGCTAGATCCAGATTGCAAGCTCAGTTGCAAAACTATCTTGATAGCTAA
- a CDS encoding FtsX-like permease family protein — MGILKQLQRRTPLGWLQLSHEKSRLLVALSGIAFADLLMFMQLGFQTALYDSNTRLHRSLRSDIVLIGSQTRNLQRMSTFSRRRLYQAMDIPGVKSAEAMYVSNMIWKNPQTRRNTEILAIGLNPDRPAFDFPEVNQQLPQIKLPDTVLFDRASRGDYQHTIAQLELGKTVKTEVEGRTVTISGLFKLGASFSADGTIITSDQNFLRLFPRQLASNVSVGLIEVQPGFDQKHVVTALKARLKDDVKVLTHAEFIQFENDFWRRNSPIGFIFSIGVSMGFVVGVILVYQVLSTDVNAHVREYATFKAMGYGNYYLLGVVFEEAVILAVLGFFPGIVVSFGLYHLTGIATNLPIYMTAIRALQVLVLTIIMCTLSGAIATRKLQAADPADMF; from the coding sequence ATGGGAATACTCAAACAACTACAGCGGCGAACACCTCTAGGATGGCTGCAACTGAGTCATGAAAAAAGTCGTCTGTTGGTAGCATTGTCAGGCATTGCCTTTGCCGACCTTCTAATGTTCATGCAGCTGGGCTTTCAGACTGCGCTGTATGACAGCAATACTAGACTACACCGCAGTTTGCGCTCAGACATTGTTTTAATCGGTTCCCAAACCCGTAACCTGCAAAGAATGTCTACATTTTCTCGTCGGCGACTGTATCAGGCAATGGATATACCAGGGGTGAAATCGGCAGAGGCTATGTATGTCAGCAATATGATCTGGAAGAATCCCCAAACACGAAGAAATACAGAAATTCTAGCGATTGGGTTGAATCCAGACAGGCCAGCTTTTGATTTTCCGGAAGTTAACCAACAGTTGCCACAAATCAAGCTACCAGATACCGTCTTGTTCGACCGTGCTTCTAGAGGAGATTATCAACACACCATTGCCCAACTTGAGTTAGGTAAAACTGTGAAAACCGAAGTTGAGGGGCGCACAGTTACTATTAGTGGTTTATTTAAACTTGGGGCTTCTTTTAGTGCTGACGGTACTATAATCACCAGTGATCAGAACTTTTTGCGGCTATTTCCTCGTCAACTTGCTTCTAATGTCAGTGTCGGTTTGATTGAAGTCCAACCAGGCTTTGATCAAAAGCATGTGGTAACAGCATTAAAAGCACGCCTCAAAGATGATGTCAAAGTACTAACCCACGCAGAATTTATTCAGTTTGAGAACGACTTCTGGAGGCGAAACTCCCCAATTGGATTTATTTTCAGCATTGGTGTATCGATGGGTTTCGTGGTTGGCGTGATTCTTGTTTATCAAGTCCTCTCCACAGATGTTAATGCCCACGTGAGGGAATACGCCACCTTTAAAGCAATGGGGTATGGTAACTACTACCTGTTAGGTGTGGTGTTTGAAGAGGCTGTGATTTTGGCCGTGTTGGGATTTTTCCCAGGAATCGTAGTCTCCTTTGGACTTTACCATTTGACTGGCATAGCTACAAACTTGCCGATATATATGACCGCTATTCGGGCATTGCAGGTACTAGTACTCACCATTATCATGTGTACTCTTTCCGGTGCGATCGCCACTCGCAAACTCCAAGCTGCTGACCCCGCTGATATGTTCTAA
- a CDS encoding DevA family ABC transporter ATP-binding protein, translating into MNTVISIHNLNYYFGRGTLRKQVLFNINLEIYAGEIIILTGPSGSGKTTLLTLVGGLRSAQSGSLLVLERELCDASAEQLVQARRCNGYIFQGHNLHGSLTALQNVKMGLELHKHLDEQQMQTWSVQMLEQVGLGNRLHYYPDQLSGGQKQRVAIARALVSRPPIVLADEPTASLDSQSGRDVVNLMQKLAKEQACTILMVTHDHRILDIADRIVHMEDGKLVQQSSIQQAVPMKK; encoded by the coding sequence ATGAATACAGTCATTTCCATCCATAACCTCAACTATTACTTTGGTCGAGGTACACTCCGTAAACAAGTTTTATTCAACATCAATCTGGAAATCTATGCTGGTGAAATTATTATTTTGACTGGGCCATCTGGTTCTGGTAAAACTACCCTTCTGACCCTAGTGGGTGGGCTGCGTTCTGCCCAGTCTGGCAGTTTGCTAGTGTTAGAAAGAGAACTTTGTGATGCTAGTGCTGAACAATTAGTGCAGGCACGACGCTGTAACGGTTATATTTTTCAAGGACACAATCTACATGGGAGTTTAACGGCACTCCAGAACGTCAAAATGGGTTTAGAACTGCACAAGCATCTTGACGAACAACAAATGCAAACTTGGTCAGTGCAAATGTTGGAGCAGGTAGGATTAGGAAATCGTCTCCATTATTATCCTGATCAACTCTCAGGAGGACAAAAACAAAGAGTAGCGATCGCCCGTGCTTTGGTCAGTCGTCCTCCAATTGTCTTAGCGGATGAACCCACTGCTTCCCTTGATAGTCAATCGGGTCGAGATGTGGTTAACTTGATGCAAAAACTTGCTAAAGAACAAGCCTGTACAATTTTAATGGTTACTCATGACCACCGCATTCTAGACATTGCCGATCGCATCGTTCACATGGAAGATGGCAAGCTAGTGCAACAAAGCAGCATCCAGCAAGCAGTCCCAATGAAAAAGTAA
- a CDS encoding L,D-transpeptidase → MVMVRNESVARLVMFVCFGTAMLSLAVHWRITSTQRQFENSADATKSRTNTSQGKLGSLGETAFGTSTLPGEPSLGKTQTKTPTLKSSTVKPDNKSFTEGENVAEVTDVGKKMRLVAPAQKQNSKADQPKFLLLQASDQQKSSNRLGSVKTQVVIDLSDRRTYVYAGDEVIASYPIAVGKKGWETPTGSFKINHMQHDPIWRHPITGKVFPPGSDSPLGERWIGFWSDGRNHIGFHGTPDTEVMGTAVSHGCIRMRNPDVRLLYEQVKLGTTVMVRD, encoded by the coding sequence ATGGTAATGGTAAGAAATGAATCTGTAGCGCGTCTAGTAATGTTTGTCTGTTTTGGTACAGCCATGTTATCGCTAGCTGTCCATTGGCGGATCACATCAACTCAACGGCAGTTTGAGAACTCAGCTGACGCTACAAAAAGCCGCACAAATACTTCCCAAGGGAAATTGGGTAGTTTAGGGGAAACGGCTTTTGGTACGTCTACACTTCCTGGTGAACCCAGCTTAGGAAAAACTCAAACAAAGACTCCAACACTAAAATCTTCTACTGTCAAGCCTGATAATAAATCATTTACAGAGGGCGAAAATGTAGCTGAGGTAACTGATGTAGGCAAAAAGATGCGGCTAGTAGCTCCAGCACAAAAACAGAATTCAAAAGCCGACCAGCCCAAGTTTCTCTTACTCCAGGCTTCAGACCAACAAAAATCATCTAATAGGCTGGGATCTGTGAAGACGCAAGTAGTGATAGATTTAAGCGATCGCCGCACCTATGTTTATGCAGGAGATGAGGTGATAGCCAGCTACCCAATTGCTGTAGGTAAGAAGGGTTGGGAGACACCTACAGGTTCTTTCAAAATCAACCACATGCAACACGATCCGATTTGGCGTCACCCCATTACTGGCAAAGTATTTCCACCAGGTAGCGATAGTCCTTTGGGAGAACGATGGATTGGTTTTTGGTCAGATGGACGTAACCACATCGGTTTTCACGGTACACCGGATACTGAAGTTATGGGAACTGCTGTTTCCCACGGTTGCATACGGATGCGTAATCCTGATGTCCGCTTATTGTATGAACAGGTAAAATTAGGTACTACGGTGATGGTGCGGGATTGA
- a CDS encoding DUF1995 family protein, which translates to MSELPNSLEDAIAQSRVATQAALADGYTRLQVEFLFPELKHQLVAEDFLPVFAEYESRLKVFFADAGGAALARRDWADAAFKISDIGTGRAASLQTKIQPEDEIFLFVVPTSVEVPQLEKLCQEIGDRPLVILNPRLEDAGVVGIGYTARKVRDRFLSTIESCYYLRPVDEQTAVFRCYPGQWEVWVENSGQYERIAELAEKPSGDDLDLILMKGQPQTTAAAAPTKKPSMFKSLQRFLKALSN; encoded by the coding sequence ATGAGTGAACTTCCCAACAGTTTAGAAGATGCGATCGCTCAATCACGAGTAGCCACCCAAGCCGCCCTTGCAGATGGTTATACTCGTCTCCAAGTTGAGTTTTTGTTCCCAGAACTGAAACACCAGCTAGTTGCAGAAGATTTTCTGCCAGTGTTCGCAGAATATGAGTCTCGCCTGAAAGTTTTCTTTGCTGATGCTGGTGGTGCAGCCCTCGCCCGTCGTGATTGGGCAGATGCAGCATTTAAAATTTCCGATATCGGTACGGGAAGGGCTGCTTCTCTACAAACAAAAATTCAGCCAGAGGATGAAATTTTCTTGTTTGTTGTGCCTACTTCTGTAGAAGTTCCCCAACTAGAAAAGCTATGTCAAGAAATTGGCGATCGCCCTTTAGTCATTTTAAACCCTCGCTTGGAAGATGCCGGCGTTGTGGGCATCGGTTATACTGCTAGGAAAGTCCGCGATCGTTTCCTCAGCACCATTGAATCCTGCTATTACCTACGTCCTGTAGATGAGCAAACAGCTGTCTTTCGCTGCTACCCCGGACAGTGGGAAGTATGGGTAGAAAATAGCGGTCAGTATGAAAGAATTGCCGAATTAGCCGAAAAACCGTCAGGTGATGACTTAGATCTCATCCTGATGAAAGGACAACCCCAAACAACAGCAGCCGCCGCACCCACGAAGAAACCCAGTATGTTCAAGAGTTTACAACGGTTCTTAAAAGCTTTGAGTAACTAG
- a CDS encoding amino acid ABC transporter ATP-binding protein, producing MSNVVIRTEFLCKSFGKLDVLKDISTEISQGEVVAILGPSGSGKSTFLRCMNLLERPTRGRIYFHEQDITLPKVNIAKVRQRLVMVFQHFNLFPHMNVLQNVTYAPIKVKGVDKQQAQTQGLELLAKVGLSEKADVYPSKLSGGQKQRVAIARALAMEPEMILFDEPTSALDPEMVKDVLEVMKALAQTGITMAIVTHEMGFARVVASRIMFLDQGILAEDTTPNEFFHSPRCDRAQQFLEKML from the coding sequence GTGAGTAATGTAGTCATTCGCACTGAGTTTTTGTGTAAATCCTTTGGCAAGCTTGACGTACTCAAAGATATTTCTACCGAGATTTCCCAGGGGGAAGTCGTTGCGATTTTGGGGCCTTCCGGTTCGGGTAAGTCTACGTTTCTGCGATGCATGAATTTGTTAGAACGCCCTACCAGAGGACGAATTTATTTTCACGAACAAGACATCACTCTTCCCAAAGTTAATATTGCCAAGGTTCGCCAACGCTTGGTGATGGTATTTCAACACTTTAATTTGTTTCCTCACATGAATGTGCTGCAAAATGTCACCTACGCACCGATAAAGGTGAAAGGCGTAGACAAGCAGCAAGCACAAACTCAGGGTTTGGAGTTACTGGCTAAGGTAGGTTTGTCAGAAAAAGCGGATGTGTATCCATCTAAATTATCTGGCGGACAGAAACAGCGAGTAGCGATCGCCCGGGCATTAGCGATGGAACCAGAGATGATTTTGTTTGACGAACCCACCTCTGCATTAGACCCAGAAATGGTTAAGGATGTTTTAGAAGTGATGAAAGCTTTGGCACAAACGGGAATCACCATGGCCATTGTCACCCATGAAATGGGATTTGCCAGAGTTGTCGCTAGTCGGATTATGTTCCTCGACCAAGGCATTTTAGCAGAAGATACCACCCCTAACGAGTTTTTTCACAGTCCTCGGTGCGATCGCGCTCAGCAATTCTTGGAAAAAATGCTTTGA
- a CDS encoding RidA family protein, translating into MTKKHYIQPEGVFDGSALGFTQVVTSPPGTLVFVSGQVPWDINRQLVGDTDLAAQTEQVLKNLDLALKGAGASVSDVTMIHVFFVDFKPDYAAIVIPILNKFFQGKPPASTWLGVQTLANPQLLIEIEAIAVVKS; encoded by the coding sequence ATGACGAAAAAGCACTACATTCAGCCAGAGGGAGTATTCGATGGGTCTGCTTTAGGCTTTACTCAGGTTGTTACCTCCCCTCCAGGAACGCTGGTCTTTGTGTCGGGACAAGTGCCTTGGGATATCAATCGCCAACTCGTTGGTGATACGGATCTAGCAGCACAAACCGAGCAAGTACTCAAAAACCTTGATCTGGCATTAAAGGGAGCAGGTGCATCAGTGTCCGATGTGACAATGATTCATGTGTTTTTTGTTGATTTTAAACCTGATTACGCCGCAATTGTGATCCCCATTTTGAACAAGTTCTTCCAAGGCAAACCGCCAGCAAGCACATGGCTTGGTGTGCAAACACTTGCCAACCCACAGCTTTTGATTGAAATTGAAGCGATCGCAGTCGTTAAGTCTTGA
- a CDS encoding late competence development ComFB family protein, which yields MSIEKIVDQALQDGYLTPAMEAEVGRICDNASELSIEEYMALDRLMGALLTGEVVAVPRKQFINVMEELVLTEAIARVAEIEATSESSLDVGDIAAYALNRLPPLYATTEEGANYQRQRAQADLEELISQQVNEAINRNLHQPNDKRTPIPKSTGNEVLRQVSNLLQVYAPTFEEKSQY from the coding sequence ATGAGTATTGAAAAAATTGTGGATCAAGCTCTCCAGGATGGCTATCTCACACCAGCAATGGAAGCAGAAGTTGGACGAATCTGTGATAACGCATCGGAACTCTCTATTGAAGAGTACATGGCGCTGGATCGACTGATGGGAGCGCTATTGACAGGTGAGGTAGTGGCGGTTCCTCGCAAACAATTTATTAACGTCATGGAAGAATTAGTCCTGACCGAAGCGATCGCGCGAGTAGCAGAAATTGAGGCTACCAGCGAAAGCTCCCTAGATGTGGGGGATATTGCCGCTTATGCTCTTAATAGGCTGCCCCCCTTGTACGCTACCACAGAAGAAGGTGCTAACTACCAACGCCAACGCGCTCAGGCAGACCTGGAAGAATTAATTTCCCAGCAAGTAAATGAGGCGATCAACCGTAACCTCCATCAACCCAATGACAAAAGAACACCAATCCCCAAAAGCACTGGTAATGAAGTTCTACGTCAAGTGAGTAACTTACTCCAAGTTTACGCACCTACCTTTGAGGAAAAATCACAATATTAG